The genomic DNA ATCGATCATTACAGAGTATCCTCACCGATTATCAGGTGGAATGAGACAACGTGTCATGATCGCCATGGCGATGAGCTGTGATCCGAAGCTTCTCATCGCAGATGAACCAACAACGGCACTTGATGTAACGATTCAAGCACAAATTCTGGATCTGATGAAAGACTTATCGAAAAAAGTGAACACGTCGATCCTTTTGATTACACATGACTTAGGTGTCGTATCTGAACTGGCTGAGCGGGTCATCGTTATGTACGCAGGCCAAATCGTTGAGCAAGCGAGTGTAGGGGATATCTTTGATGAACCGCTACATCCTTATACACAAGGATTGGTTGAATCCGTTCCTGATATCGATGGTGAAATCGGTCGCTTGAATCCAATCAAAGGAAACGTTCCGACACCGGATAATATGCCGAAAGGGTGCCGATTCGCACCAAGGTGTGCGCACGCTTTCGATCGTTGTTTCTCAGAAGAACCTCAACTACAAGAAAAGAAGTATGGTACTAGAACGGTCCGTTGCTTCTTGTATGACGATGATAAGGGGGCAGAAAATGCAAGGAAGGACCAATACTCTCACCGTTAACTCCAAAGAAGAATCAACTCAAGATACGATCTTAGAAGTTACAAACCTGAAAATGCACTTCCCGATCAAAGCGGGGATCATGCAAAAAACCGTTGGGCATGTAAAAGCTGTAGACGGCATCTCTTTCAAGCTACGAAGAGGTGAAACCCTTGGGATTGTTGGAGAGTCAGGATGTGGAAAGTCCACACTGGGACGAACGATCATCCGACTTTACAACCCGACGGAAGGGAACATCCAATTCAACAATCAAGATATCACATCTTTATCCGAAGGGGAGCTGCGTTCAACGGTCAGGAAACAAATGCAAATGATCTTTCAGGATCCATTCGCTTCCTTGAACCCTAGGAAAACGTTAGGGACAAGCATTATGGAACCGTTGAAAACCCATAATTATGGATCTGCTTCTGAAAGGAAAGCGAAAGTAGAGGAATTGCTTGATACAGTCGGATTGAATACTGCATTCGCAAATCGTTATCCTCATGAGTTCTCAGGCGGTCAACGTCAACGGATCGGGATTGCCCGGGCGTTAGCATTAAATCCAGATTTAATGATTGCCGATGAACCAGTATCTGCATTGGATGTTTCCATCCAGGCGCAGATCATCAACTTGATGGAAGATCTGCAGGAACAATATAACCTGACATATCTCTTCATCTCTCATGATTTAGGTGTCGTCCGACATATCTCTGACCGTGTAGGGGTCATGTATCTCGGAAACATGATGGAATTAGCTGAAAAGCATGACTTGTACAGAGAGCCATTGCATCCATATACGCAAGCACTCATGTCTGCTGTACCGGTTCCAAGGAAGAAAGGGTACAACAAACGCGAAAGAATCATTCTTTCTGGTGATCTACCGAGTCCATCCAATCCGCCAAAAGGGTGTGTCTTCCATACACGATGCCCAGCTGCAATGGATATTTGCAAGCAGCAAGTGCCGAAGTTCCAGGAAGCCCAGCCGAATCACTACGTTGCGTGTCATCTCTACGAATAGAGGTGTTAAGCATTTTTTACTAAGCGGAGGGAGGGAACAAAGTCGTTTTGTTGTTGCAGTCAACTTTTGTTTAAAAAATAAGGGGGTTTATTAATTTGAAGGTGAATAAGAAGTTTCATTGGTTCCTAGTATTAACGTTCGTCATGTCGTTGTTCTTAGCTGCATGTAACGCAAGCCCAAGTTCTGAACCAAGCAATGATGATGAAGGAGAAAGTGGCACTGATACAGAACAAGCAACAGATGAGCCGAAACAAGGTGGAGATCTGATTGTTGGTTCCATCGGAGCTCCGACATTGTTCAATGATCTATACTCAACAGATATCTCAAGTTCTGATATCTCCGGGTGGATATACGATGGATTAGTAGTGTTTGATGAAAATCTTGAGCCACAACCAGATCTTGCGAAAGAGTGGAAGACTTCTGATGATGGTTTGGTTTGGACAATTAAATTGCATGAAGGCGTTAAGTTCCATGATGGCGAGCCTTTAACGGCTGATGATGTTGTCTTCACATACGAAATTCCATTGCATGAAGACTACACTGGACCACGTGCATCATCTTTTGAAAAGATCGAAAAAGTTGAAGCTGTAGATGATACGACTGTTAAGATGACTCTTTCTGAGCCATACGCTCCTTTCATGGATTCTTTGACTTACGGGATCCTTCCAGAGCATATCCTAGGCGATGTACCAGTTAAAGAACTAGGTGAGCATGAATTCAACACGAAGAACCCAATCGGTTCTGGTCCATTCAAATTTGAAGAGTGGAAAGAAGGACAATACGTTAAAGTTACTGCGTTCGAAGACTATTTCGAAGGTCGTCCGAACCTAGATTCAATCACATACAAGATTGTTCCAGATGCTAACGCATTGATGGCACAAATTGCAAACGGTGATGTTCATCAAGCATCTGTACAATCTCCTGACTTAGAAACTGCTAAGAAGCTTGAAGAAGAAGGAAAGATTGTTTTATCTACCGACCTAGCTCTTTCTTACACTTACATCGGATGGAATCAAAAGAACGAATTGTTCCAGGATGAAAAAGTACGTCAAGCATTAACACATGCAATCGATCGTGAAACAATGATTTCCGCTGTATTGAATGGTGACGGGGAAGTTGCTCACGCACCATCCAGTCCACTAAGCTGGGCTTACAATGAAGATGTTCCGAAATTCGGATATGATGTTGAAAAAGCGAAGAAGATGTTAGAAGAAGCAGGATGGACTCCTGGTGACGATGGAATCCTCCAAAAAGACGGTAAGAAGTTCCAATTCGAAATCAAAACGAACCAAGGTAATAAAGCTCGTGAGCAAATCGCTCAAGTTGTCCAAGAACAGTTGAAGCAAGTTGGAATCGAAGTTAAACCGAAGATCATGGAATGGAGTGCATTCATCGAGGATGTAACGGCTCCTAACTGGAACTACGACGCTGTAATCCTAGGCTGGGCTCTTTCTGCAGATCCGGATCCAACAGCTATCTGGCATTCAAAAGAACGTGAAGCAGGCTTGAACTTCGTTCACTTCTCTGATCCTGAATTGGACAAGTTGATGGATGAAAACACGAAGGAACTTGATCAAGAAAAGCGTAAGGAAATGATCGCTAAGATCCAAGAGGGTATCGTTGAACAACAGCCATATACGTTCTTGTACTACCCGAACGATCACTATGCTTTAGACCCAAGCATCAAAGGATTTACACACCATCCGCGTAGCGAATACTACAACATTGAAAACTGGTGGATGGATAAGTAATCGAATTAATTCTGGGATGATGGATAAAGCGTTAATGGATATGCTTTATCCATCTCCTGTTTTATGTAAAGACTTTACCATTCATTCTCGCCTTTACATATCTTGACTACTCTTGAAAGTAGACAAAAGGGGGATTATCGTTGCTCTCATACATCATTCGTCGAACATTGATGGCTATACCACTTCTATTTGGAATTTCCATTCTATCTTTCGGAATCATTCATATGGCTCCTGGAGACCCAACTGCTTTGATGATGGATCCAAACATCAAACCAGAGGATATGGAAGCCTATAAAGAAAAATATGGATTGAACGATCCACCGCATATCCAATATTTAAAATGGGTTGGGAATATGCTCCAAGGTGACTTTGGACAATCTTTGATTAGACAGGGTACAGATGTATCTTACTTGATCATGGAGCGTTTACCGAACACATTGTTTCTAATGGGTGTATCGACTTTGTTAGCGGTGTTGATATCGATTCCATTTGGAATCTTGTCAGCTCGTAAGCCGTACACACTTACTGATTACTCTGTAACGTTCACTTCTTTCCTAGGTCTAGCAACTCCGAACTTCTGGTTAGGTCTTGTTTTGATCATGTTCTTATCTGTTCAGTTTGGGTGGTTCCCAACTGGAGGTATCGCTACGTTGAATGAACCATTCAGCGTTTGGGATCGTATCCACCACTTGATTTTACCTGCCTTTGTATTAGCGACTGCGGATATGGCAGCTTTGACACGTTATACACGTACAAGTATGCTCGAAGTTTTGAAGCAGGATTATATCCGTACGGCTCGTGCGAAAGGTTTCAGAGAACAAAAGGTCGTTTATAAACATGGATTACGTAATGGTTTAATTCCAGTCATTACAATATTCGGTTTGATGCTTCCATCTTTCTTTGCTGGAACTGTTATTGTCGAAAAGATCTTCAACTGGCCTGGAATTGGATTATTGTTTGTCGATGCAGCCTTCCAACGTGATTACCCGATCATCATGGCAGTTACCGTTATTACAGCAGTCCTGACGGTAATCGGGAATCTACTTGCTGATATCCTATATGCTGTATTCGATCCAAGAATTGAGTATTAAGGGGGATTATGATGTC from Pseudalkalibacillus sp. SCS-8 includes the following:
- a CDS encoding dipeptide ABC transporter ATP-binding protein is translated as MQGRTNTLTVNSKEESTQDTILEVTNLKMHFPIKAGIMQKTVGHVKAVDGISFKLRRGETLGIVGESGCGKSTLGRTIIRLYNPTEGNIQFNNQDITSLSEGELRSTVRKQMQMIFQDPFASLNPRKTLGTSIMEPLKTHNYGSASERKAKVEELLDTVGLNTAFANRYPHEFSGGQRQRIGIARALALNPDLMIADEPVSALDVSIQAQIINLMEDLQEQYNLTYLFISHDLGVVRHISDRVGVMYLGNMMELAEKHDLYREPLHPYTQALMSAVPVPRKKGYNKRERIILSGDLPSPSNPPKGCVFHTRCPAAMDICKQQVPKFQEAQPNHYVACHLYE
- a CDS encoding ABC transporter permease; the protein is MLSYIIRRTLMAIPLLFGISILSFGIIHMAPGDPTALMMDPNIKPEDMEAYKEKYGLNDPPHIQYLKWVGNMLQGDFGQSLIRQGTDVSYLIMERLPNTLFLMGVSTLLAVLISIPFGILSARKPYTLTDYSVTFTSFLGLATPNFWLGLVLIMFLSVQFGWFPTGGIATLNEPFSVWDRIHHLILPAFVLATADMAALTRYTRTSMLEVLKQDYIRTARAKGFREQKVVYKHGLRNGLIPVITIFGLMLPSFFAGTVIVEKIFNWPGIGLLFVDAAFQRDYPIIMAVTVITAVLTVIGNLLADILYAVFDPRIEY
- a CDS encoding ABC transporter ATP-binding protein, with the protein product MEELLKVRNLKTYFFDKKKTIKAVDGVDFKINKGETLALVGESGCGKSMTSLSIMQLVPAPYGKIVEGEVVLEGKNLLDYSENEMCKVRGNEISMIFQEPMTSLNPVMTIGEQIIEVITYHKRLPRKKAVQQAIDLLKLVGIPRAESIITEYPHRLSGGMRQRVMIAMAMSCDPKLLIADEPTTALDVTIQAQILDLMKDLSKKVNTSILLITHDLGVVSELAERVIVMYAGQIVEQASVGDIFDEPLHPYTQGLVESVPDIDGEIGRLNPIKGNVPTPDNMPKGCRFAPRCAHAFDRCFSEEPQLQEKKYGTRTVRCFLYDDDKGAENARKDQYSHR
- a CDS encoding peptide-binding protein, with amino-acid sequence MSLFLAACNASPSSEPSNDDEGESGTDTEQATDEPKQGGDLIVGSIGAPTLFNDLYSTDISSSDISGWIYDGLVVFDENLEPQPDLAKEWKTSDDGLVWTIKLHEGVKFHDGEPLTADDVVFTYEIPLHEDYTGPRASSFEKIEKVEAVDDTTVKMTLSEPYAPFMDSLTYGILPEHILGDVPVKELGEHEFNTKNPIGSGPFKFEEWKEGQYVKVTAFEDYFEGRPNLDSITYKIVPDANALMAQIANGDVHQASVQSPDLETAKKLEEEGKIVLSTDLALSYTYIGWNQKNELFQDEKVRQALTHAIDRETMISAVLNGDGEVAHAPSSPLSWAYNEDVPKFGYDVEKAKKMLEEAGWTPGDDGILQKDGKKFQFEIKTNQGNKAREQIAQVVQEQLKQVGIEVKPKIMEWSAFIEDVTAPNWNYDAVILGWALSADPDPTAIWHSKEREAGLNFVHFSDPELDKLMDENTKELDQEKRKEMIAKIQEGIVEQQPYTFLYYPNDHYALDPSIKGFTHHPRSEYYNIENWWMDK